AATGCTTCTGGCACGTCGACAGAGCCGTGTTTGTGCCGCCGCGTTGTTTTCAAAAGGGCCCACGCGTTTCAGAGACGAGGGAGGACCGCACCAAGCGACTTTTCAGACACTACACGGTGGGCTCGTACGACAACTACACCTCGTACAGGTGAAGAGTCGCCGAGCGACAACGGCGCTTTTCGCGTCCGGCTCACGGCTCCACGGCGTGCTTTTCAGCGACTACGTGATCGAGGAGAAGATGGCCGTGCTGcagaagagagagagcgagggattCGGCTTCGTCCTGCGGGGAGCCAAAGGTGGGTGGGCGGGCCGCCCGTTTCGGGGCTACGGCGGCGAGCTCCTCGCATCACCCGGCACGTTTTGTGTCGTCGCCAGCCGAGACCCCCATCGAGGAGTTCGCCCCCACGCCGGCGTTCCCCGCCCTGCAGTACCTGGAGTCCGTGGACCAAGGCGGCGTGGCCTGGAGAGCCGGCCTCCGTACCGGAGACTTCCTCATCGAGGTTCGCTGGCGACGTCTATTGAGGCGGGCGCAAATGAGCAAAATGAAAACGGAACGCTGCGCAGGTGAACGGCGCCGACGTGGTCAAGGTCGGCCATCGCCAGGTGGTGGCGCTCATCCGACAGGGCGGCAGCCGCCTGCTCATGAAGGTCGTGTCCGTTTCCCGCAAGTCCGACACCAACCTGGTCCGAAAGAAAGGTTTGCTTTCCCCGCGCGGAGACCGGTCCTGTTCATTTCCAACCAgttgctctttttttctctcctagCCCCTCCGCCTCCCAAGCGAGCCCCCAGTACCTCGTTGACTCTGCGGTCCAAGTCCATGACCGCTGACCTGGAGGAGATAGGTAAGCCATGCAcgtacgcacaaacacacacaaagttaaTACGAAATTGTTGACTTTTTCCAACCCACGTGCAGCCCGGAGGAGGCGCTTTGGTGAGTCGTTATCGTCAAGGTCACGTTGTGTGTCGGTCAAAGTTCTTCTGTTTGTGCGTGTGGAAATAATTCCACTGGTGCGCTTTTGCGAAGGCCGTTCTTTCTCCACGCGGCCGCCATGTTGCCGTCCCAAAAAGTCACTGTTGTACGTCCTGCAGAGAAACTGGACGAGATGTTGGCGGGGAACGCGCAGGAAGTGGTCCTGCGCGCGCGGCCCGCCGATGACTTCAGAGCGGCCACGGTGAAGCAGAGGCCCACCAGCCGGAGAATCACTCAAGCCGAGATTAACGTAAGGTTCGCCCCGGAGCCCGTCTCAGCCAATGCGCCTTTGGATTGATTGTGCGGGGCGGGGCGTGCAGTCGTTGTTTGAGCGGCAGGGTCTGGTCCCGCCCTCCGCCCCGGAGAAGAGCACCATGGCGCTGCCCCGAGGAATGTCCAGAACCAAAAGTTTTGGTGAGACCTTTTGAGTCCCAGGAGGAGGTGGTCAGGAAAGGCAATTGACTTGTCACCGCCGTTCCCCTCCGTACAGGCGCTCCCGAGGACGACCGCATCTCCGCTCTGATCCACGAAAGTCGCTTCCCTCGCAGCTCCTCTCTGAGCGACAGCTTCATCCCGCCGCCTCCCCAGACGGCGCCGCCCCCGCCGCCCTCGCCGCTCTTCCTCCTGGACTCGGGGCCTCCGCCTTCCttcctcccccctcctccccccgcCCGGGGCGAGGGCCTGAGCCGGTCCAGCTTCAAACCGGGAGCCGAGCCCAGGCTGCAGGAGCTCTCGGACGCTCCGTCCAGGAGCCACGCCGAGCGTCAGAGGAAGGCGCGCTCCATGATCATCCTGCAGGACACGCCGCCTCCGCTGCAGCCGGACATGGCCGCCGGCGCCATGCACGTGTCCTCCTCGCACACTTCCACGCTGTCTCTCCACGCCGTCGCCCTGGGACACTCGCCGCTGTCACGCCGTCGAGGGCGACCCGTTGAAAATCCTTACGCCAACGTGGGACAGCAGGCCCCCCCGGCCAAGCCTCAGAGGAGGAAGTCACCTCTGCTCAAACAACTTCCGGTGGAGGAGCAAGGTAGGTGCGCCAGTCTCGAGATCAAGTCCAGATCCGGAGAGAAGATAAAAGCCGATTGGCGTCCGGGGTGGTTTGTCGTCGCGAGTGACGCTCGCGCGTTCCTCCATCTTGTGCGCAGGCCTCAAAGAGCAAGACGCCAAGTCGGAGGGCAACGCACCGGGCAGCCCCAGCAGGGCCGAGCTGTACCAGCAGCAGGTTCTGTCGGAGCGCGCTCGCATCCACGGCCGCCGCTCCTCCCTCTTCCTCTCGGTCGAGGGCGCCATCTCCGACAACCAGCCGCCCCCTCTCTTGACCCAGAGTCACTCCATGGACGACCTGGGCGAGCTGCCGCCTCCGGCGCCCGTCCTCACGCCCTCGCCGACCCCGCACACCTTCCTCCACCCGCTTACCGGCAAGCCTCTGGGTAAGAACCCCGTCGATGAATGTCATGAGTGAGTCCGCCGACGCGTGTCCCTCTAcctccctcactccctccctccctccctccctcctcctccctccctagATCCCTCGTCGCCGCTCGCCCTGGCTCTGGCCGCACGAGAACGAGCGCTCACGGCCCGCACGCCGAGCCCCGAGCCGCGCCCCAAGCACGCCTCGGCCTCGGGCACCCCGATCCCCACCCCGGCCGCCAGCCCCGAGGGCCGGCATAAGCGGACCCCGGTCCCCACCCCGCAGAGCAGCCCCGAGCCCCGCTCCAAGCGCGCCACCCCGCAGACCAGCCCTGAGCAGCGAAGCAAGCGCACCACCCCTCAGAGCAGCCCCGAGCTTCGCCACAAGCGCGTAACTCCGCCCCTCTTCCAAGACGGACAGGCGGAGCGTCCCGAGGCGGAGGGCGGAGTGACCTCGCCGGCGGGGCCCACCCCCGAGCGCTGGAGACCCGTCCCCCTGGCCAACCTGGCCCACGAGAGCCACTCGGCTGCCGTGGACAGGCGTCGGAGCCTGACCGTAGGCAGCTCGGAGGAAGAAGGCGGCGCCTATACGGTGACCCTCCCGCCGGCGTTGTTGTCCTCCAGCGACGAGGAGACGAGGGAGGAGCTACGTCGGATCGGGCTGGTGACGCCGCCCCCCGGTTTCGCCGCCCCGCTGTCCCCGCTGGCCGTAAGCCCGCGCCGCGGCGGCGAGGGCGACACGGGCGACAACGGGGAGGAACATCGCGACGGCTCGCTGCCTCCCTCCATCACCTTGGCCTCGCCGCCCGCCCCGCCCTCCCCCTCCTCGCCGCCCGCCGGCGGCCACCCCTCCTCGGCCCTCAAACCGCGCCTGCGCTCGCCCGTCGGCCGCGGCCGCTCGGCTCTCAGGGACCCTCTGCTCAAGCAGTCGTCCGACAGCGAGCTGCTCCCGTCCTCGCCCGCCTCTCCGGCCGCCGGCCGCCAGCCGCGCTACCTCTTCCAGCGCCGCTCCAAGTTGTGGGGGGGCGGCGAAGAGGAGGGCCGGCCCGCCGCGCTGGGCGCACAAGGAGGCTCCGCCTCGGCCCTGGAGCTGAGCGGCAGGGCCGAGTCGGGCCTGGACCTCGCCAATAGGCTCCACCTCctcaacaaagatagccactcCCTGGGGGAGGAGCCCAGCCCCCTCGACCCTGGTCGCAGGTCGCCCGTAGGTGGGGCCAGGTACGTTACCTATGTTGCGGCGTGTGtgtgggcgtgcgtgcgtgcgtgtgcgtgtacacCTTTGACACCTAGCAGAATCCAGGTTGAGTGTGGTTTGTGTTTTTGCAGATGTGTGGAGAGGGGAGAGAGCAAATCGTAGGTTTTTATCTCTGGTAAACACTTCTTGTTTTCGCTTGGCGACGCTAACATCTGCTAACCGCTAGCTATGCCCACGAAGGCCAGCCAATCCTCACAAAGCTAACTGACTGTGACAAACCATGGCAAAGCTCTTTCTCTTCCTGCTGCCGCTGTCTGACTTTTTGCAAAAGTCCCCGCCCCCTAATGGTGTCGTGTGATTGGGCAGGTTGTTCTCCAGCCTGGGCGAGCTGCACACCATCTCCCAGCGAGGATACGGCGCCACCTACACGGTGCGTCCGGGCAGCCGCTACCCCGTCACCCGCCGCAGCCCTTCCCCGTCGCCCTCCCCCTCGGATCGGCCGCCGGGCTCCTCGCCCTCGCCCTGCTCGGAGCGCCCGGACCTGAGCTCGGGCCGCGGTCTGACCATCCTCAAGTCGTCCAGCCTCAGCCTACCGTCGGAACCCAAGGAGGTGCGCTTCGTCATGCGCAGCGCCAGCGCCCGAACCCGTTCCCGCTCGCCTTCGCCTTCCCCGCACGCCTCGCCGTGCCCGTCGCCCGTCCTCAGCGGGCCCCTGCTGGCGCTGCGACCCTGGAGGCAGCGCCCGCTCAGCTTGTGGAACAAGTACGACGTGGGCGACTGGCTGGAGAGCGTGGGGCTGGCCGAGCACCGCCAGCGCTTCCAGGAGCACGAGATCGAAGGCTCGCACCTTCCCGCCCTCACCAAGGACGACTACGTGGAGCTGGGCGTCACGCGGCTGGGCCACCGCATCAACATCGAGCGGGCCCTCAGGCAACTCTTGGACTCCGCCACTtgactgccgccgccgccgccataggTCTCCTCTCGCTTTTTTTGTCAACTCAGCTCTTTGATCGCCGCCATCCACAGACTTGACGGCTGTGACGGAAAGAACCGGCACAATCGTCGAGTCGTCGATCATCTCAGCCATGGACTTTATGAAAAGATGGTCAACGGGTAAGTCCCAAATCAACTCGTCCTCCCGATGGATGCTATGCTAACGTGTTAGCTCGCTGTGCGGGCGATCAAAGAGCtgatttgaccccccccccccccttccctccaaTGATTATTCTAATTCCTGAAGTATTATAGTCTTGATTTTGAATATTCCTCCATATAATGAGCTCTATGCACGCTGCACTTTGGCGTCGGGTGTCAGATGGCGGGCGCCGCGTTAAAGTCCCTGTAAAGCAAAAAGAAATTCaatacattggaaaaaaaaaaaaaaagaaagatggcaGATGACGGCTAAATCGAGTCCTCAACTGCGCAtaccatcctttttttttcttctccccctttTCCTAAACGTGGGAATTTGCTGGACGGGGTTTTTAAACGGCAAACGGGCCAGCGCCCGACCGCCTAAGGTTGCGTAAGGTTCATTATCCTCGTCGGGATTTGACGAGCAAGCGTGTGCCAGTGTTGACTTTTCTTCtactttgacttttgatttgACAATGCGGCCGTCCGTCACCGTGGCGACGTGGCGCTGGAGTTCTTGATGACGTgtcaatgtgtgcgtgcgtgttgatTGGACATGGTGCTACAGTACATGTTGGAAGCCATCTGCACAGGAAGTAACTTCATCATCCTTAAGCCAATTGCAGCAAATCAATCTGGTCCACCTTTTTTCTTGAAGGCTTCTCAAAGCGATCGATCACAATTTGATGTTATCAATTCCTTTCACCCAAGCGCCTATCATGACAATATGAGTGGATTGgccatacccccccccctcgcttgtGCAGTATTGATCAGCTTTTCGCATTATTTTGAAGACGTCGCTAAGGTGAGCTACATTTGTTGGCGCTTTGCAAATTCCCACCGGGGCGGACACACACGTTTGTTTGTTCGTTTGGCAAACATCGGGCCCGTGTAGACTCCAGATAGAAAATGTAGCCAAATAGTTACTCCTCCTGTCAGTCATCAATAAGCAATAGGTGGCGATCGAGTCCTCATGTATcatcaattgattgattgagccATTATTGGAAGGCTTTGATGTTTCTTTGtgcgcttttcttttttccccacatacacacacacacacacacaccaaacatgttgTCATGTTTCTATTAAAGGCTCATTTACAACCTCAAGCCTCATTCGAGTCAATTAGAAAAGACAAACGTGATTGAACTTGAAGCGGGCGCGGAGCCGTGGGCCTCGACCACGCCCCTCGGCTCCCATTGGCCGACGGACTGACAAGCCTTCGGTGAGGAGGTTGGGATTTGGCGCGCCGCTCACAAATCGTCATAGTCGCTCAGCTGTCAAGGGGGAAAGTTGTCATTCTCAGGTGAGCGCTGATTCTTCTTTCGGGTCATTTCTGCCTGCTCCGCTTCGGCCCGGGATCACAACTGCAAAGTTGTTGACATGTTCGTGGTCGGCGTGTGCTGGAATATTGTATTGATGGGATCAAACGGGCGGCCAAACTTCTTTGCCCAGATGAACAAAGTAGAATTAATTAGAAAACTATGAATACAAATACAATGGACATGCTTGTTTTGACAACTATTCTATGTCAGCGCCAGGCGACCATGTTGTCCATTCCAGAGCTGATCAAGAAGAAGCGGGACGGCGCCAAACTGAGTGAAGGCGACATCAAGGCCTTTGTGGAGGCGCTGACCGGCGGCGGCATCCAGGACTGCCAGACAGGTGACGTGCAATGTCATTTGCGTTCTTTGGCTGCCGTTCCACGTTCAATTGCAACTCTTTGAAGCAATTAGCTTGCGCCCCCTGTTGGCCGGGAGGGAGCAATTCAGGCTTAGGGCAGTATCTATGATGTTCCTTCAGGCGCCATGTTGATGGCCATCTGGCAGCGGGGCATGGACGCGCGAGAGACGGCCACGCTGACCAAGGAGATGATGCTGTCGGGGGAAGTGATGTCATGGCCCAGGGAGTGGGCGGGGCTTCTGGTGGACAAGCACTCCACGGGCG
This is a stretch of genomic DNA from Syngnathus typhle isolate RoL2023-S1 ecotype Sweden linkage group LG21, RoL_Styp_1.0, whole genome shotgun sequence. It encodes these proteins:
- the shank3b gene encoding SH3 and multiple ankyrin repeat domains protein 3 isoform X1, with the protein product MPLSPAADTKHDRPRQQAVTNGNATGSPVARDDDAEDAPSGNSIVVRIGIPDLQQTKCLRLDPELPVWTSKQRVLVTLTQSLSDVLNYGLFQPAFNGRAGKFLDEERLLKEYPLPPITPIPYLEFRYKRRIYTQTYVDDKQLAKLHTKANLKRFMEHVHQKNVEKVSKWLEKGLDPNFHDSDSGECPLTLAVQLEESCELIKVLRSGGAHLDFRTRDGITALHRAVMCRNSAALTTLLDLGASPDYKDSRGLTPLYHSAMVGGAPYCCELLLQDHAILGMTDENGWQEIHQACRHGNVQHLEHLLFYGADMSSQNASGNTALHLCALYNQDSCARVLLFRGANKDIKNYNNQTAFQVAIIAGNFDLAEIIKIHKTSDVVPFRESPSYTKRRRLGALRSPAGNGLSSPRSLIRSVSDNALESPASSPGPSLQSLEAHLDTHSLRRHARRLSPSGHAESSPPPPPSSPPALTPQLRKKRLYSAVPGRTFIATRSHVPQGSGEIQLHRGERVKVLSIGEGGYWEGNVKGRTGWFPADCVEEVQMRHYDARLETREDRTKRLFRHYTVGSYDNYTSYSDYVIEEKMAVLQKRESEGFGFVLRGAKAETPIEEFAPTPAFPALQYLESVDQGGVAWRAGLRTGDFLIEVNGADVVKVGHRQVVALIRQGGSRLLMKVVSVSRKSDTNLVRKKAPPPPKRAPSTSLTLRSKSMTADLEEIEKLDEMLAGNAQEVVLRARPADDFRAATVKQRPTSRRITQAEINSLFERQGLVPPSAPEKSTMALPRGMSRTKSFGAPEDDRISALIHESRFPRSSSLSDSFIPPPPQTAPPPPPSPLFLLDSGPPPSFLPPPPPARGEGLSRSSFKPGAEPRLQELSDAPSRSHAERQRKARSMIILQDTPPPLQPDMAAGAMHVSSSHTSTLSLHAVALGHSPLSRRRGRPVENPYANVGQQAPPAKPQRRKSPLLKQLPVEEQGLKEQDAKSEGNAPGSPSRAELYQQQVLSERARIHGRRSSLFLSVEGAISDNQPPPLLTQSHSMDDLGELPPPAPVLTPSPTPHTFLHPLTGKPLDPSSPLALALAARERALTARTPSPEPRPKHASASGTPIPTPAASPEGRHKRTPVPTPQSSPEPRSKRATPQTSPEQRSKRTTPQSSPELRHKRVTPPLFQDGQAERPEAEGGVTSPAGPTPERWRPVPLANLAHESHSAAVDRRRSLTVGSSEEEGGAYTVTLPPALLSSSDEETREELRRIGLVTPPPGFAAPLSPLAVSPRRGGEGDTGDNGEEHRDGSLPPSITLASPPAPPSPSSPPAGGHPSSALKPRLRSPVGRGRSALRDPLLKQSSDSELLPSSPASPAAGRQPRYLFQRRSKLWGGGEEEGRPAALGAQGGSASALELSGRAESGLDLANRLHLLNKDSHSLGEEPSPLDPGRRSPVGGARCVERGESKSLFSSLGELHTISQRGYGATYTVRPGSRYPVTRRSPSPSPSPSDRPPGSSPSPCSERPDLSSGRGLTILKSSSLSLPSEPKEVRFVMRSASARTRSRSPSPSPHASPCPSPVLSGPLLALRPWRQRPLSLWNKYDVGDWLESVGLAEHRQRFQEHEIEGSHLPALTKDDYVELGVTRLGHRINIERALRQLLDSAT
- the shank3b gene encoding SH3 and multiple ankyrin repeat domains protein 3 isoform X2 is translated as MIAHANRRLLTATRQALPSPGTTTRRTRPLETASWSASASRTCSRRSVCGWTQSYPFGPPAFNGRAGKFLDEERLLKEYPLPPITPIPYLEFRYKRRIYTQTYVDDKQLAKLHTKANLKRFMEHVHQKNVEKVSKWLEKGLDPNFHDSDSGECPLTLAVQLEESCELIKVLRSGGAHLDFRTRDGITALHRAVMCRNSAALTTLLDLGASPDYKDSRGLTPLYHSAMVGGAPYCCELLLQDHAILGMTDENGWQEIHQACRHGNVQHLEHLLFYGADMSSQNASGNTALHLCALYNQDSCARVLLFRGANKDIKNYNNQTAFQVAIIAGNFDLAEIIKIHKTSDVVPFRESPSYTKRRRLGALRSPAGNGLSSPRSLIRSVSDNALESPASSPGPSLQSLEAHLDTHSLRRHARRLSPSGHAESSPPPPPSSPPALTPQLRKKRLYSAVPGRTFIATRSHVPQGSGEIQLHRGERVKVLSIGEGGYWEGNVKGRTGWFPADCVEEVQMRHYDARLETREDRTKRLFRHYTVGSYDNYTSYSDYVIEEKMAVLQKRESEGFGFVLRGAKAETPIEEFAPTPAFPALQYLESVDQGGVAWRAGLRTGDFLIEVNGADVVKVGHRQVVALIRQGGSRLLMKVVSVSRKSDTNLVRKKAPPPPKRAPSTSLTLRSKSMTADLEEIEKLDEMLAGNAQEVVLRARPADDFRAATVKQRPTSRRITQAEINSLFERQGLVPPSAPEKSTMALPRGMSRTKSFGAPEDDRISALIHESRFPRSSSLSDSFIPPPPQTAPPPPPSPLFLLDSGPPPSFLPPPPPARGEGLSRSSFKPGAEPRLQELSDAPSRSHAERQRKARSMIILQDTPPPLQPDMAAGAMHVSSSHTSTLSLHAVALGHSPLSRRRGRPVENPYANVGQQAPPAKPQRRKSPLLKQLPVEEQGLKEQDAKSEGNAPGSPSRAELYQQQVLSERARIHGRRSSLFLSVEGAISDNQPPPLLTQSHSMDDLGELPPPAPVLTPSPTPHTFLHPLTGKPLDPSSPLALALAARERALTARTPSPEPRPKHASASGTPIPTPAASPEGRHKRTPVPTPQSSPEPRSKRATPQTSPEQRSKRTTPQSSPELRHKRVTPPLFQDGQAERPEAEGGVTSPAGPTPERWRPVPLANLAHESHSAAVDRRRSLTVGSSEEEGGAYTVTLPPALLSSSDEETREELRRIGLVTPPPGFAAPLSPLAVSPRRGGEGDTGDNGEEHRDGSLPPSITLASPPAPPSPSSPPAGGHPSSALKPRLRSPVGRGRSALRDPLLKQSSDSELLPSSPASPAAGRQPRYLFQRRSKLWGGGEEEGRPAALGAQGGSASALELSGRAESGLDLANRLHLLNKDSHSLGEEPSPLDPGRRSPVGGARCVERGESKSLFSSLGELHTISQRGYGATYTVRPGSRYPVTRRSPSPSPSPSDRPPGSSPSPCSERPDLSSGRGLTILKSSSLSLPSEPKEVRFVMRSASARTRSRSPSPSPHASPCPSPVLSGPLLALRPWRQRPLSLWNKYDVGDWLESVGLAEHRQRFQEHEIEGSHLPALTKDDYVELGVTRLGHRINIERALRQLLDSAT